A region of Paractinoplanes abujensis DNA encodes the following proteins:
- a CDS encoding SGNH/GDSL hydrolase family protein encodes MSTVQITAEDWRRIKLAGQILGGVTGALATLTAVSAGVLMRQASHARRIIPMAEAPPPRGDGLYGGKFGGKAISMVVLGDSTAAGYGVHRPRETPGALLATGVSRRLRRPVRLHRLAVVGSMSSGLPYQVDAALDHEPDVAVILIGGNDVTHVSDRASAVRHLGEAVRRLRAVGCKVVVGTCPDVGAIQPIKPPLRWLARKWSRDLAAAQTVAVVEAGGRTVSIGGLLGPMFEADPLRMFGSDRFHPSAEGYARAAAVVMPTLMAVLGEDDRTVLPAAEGVRNLEQAAQEAVQAPGTEVSAAGRWAVLRRHPWFGEPRSWFGHRSAASPAPATEVVPSGRSASSAVGWTPEDHEHAP; translated from the coding sequence CGCTTTGGCCACGTTGACGGCCGTGTCGGCCGGTGTGCTGATGCGGCAGGCCTCGCACGCCCGCCGGATCATCCCGATGGCCGAGGCGCCGCCTCCGCGCGGCGACGGCCTTTACGGCGGGAAGTTCGGCGGCAAGGCGATCAGCATGGTCGTCCTGGGTGATTCCACCGCGGCCGGGTACGGCGTGCACCGTCCCCGCGAGACGCCGGGCGCGCTGCTGGCCACCGGGGTGTCGCGCCGCCTGCGCCGGCCCGTACGGCTGCATCGGCTGGCCGTTGTGGGGTCGATGTCGTCGGGACTGCCCTATCAGGTGGACGCCGCGCTGGATCATGAGCCGGACGTGGCGGTGATCCTGATCGGCGGCAACGACGTCACGCACGTCTCGGACCGCGCTTCCGCCGTACGTCACCTGGGTGAAGCCGTACGCCGGCTGCGCGCGGTGGGCTGCAAGGTGGTCGTCGGCACCTGCCCCGACGTCGGCGCGATCCAGCCGATCAAGCCGCCGCTGCGCTGGCTGGCCCGCAAGTGGAGTCGTGATCTGGCCGCCGCGCAGACGGTCGCCGTGGTCGAGGCGGGTGGGCGTACGGTGTCGATCGGTGGCCTGCTGGGGCCCATGTTCGAGGCCGACCCGCTGCGCATGTTCGGCTCGGACCGCTTCCACCCGTCGGCGGAGGGTTACGCCCGGGCGGCCGCCGTGGTGATGCCGACCCTGATGGCGGTTCTCGGCGAGGACGATCGCACGGTTCTTCCGGCCGCGGAGGGGGTACGCAACTTGGAGCAGGCCGCGCAGGAGGCGGTGCAGGCTCCGGGCACCGAGGTCAGCGCGGCGGGCCGGTGGGCCGTGCTGCGGCGGCATCCGTGGTTCGGCGAGCCGCGGTCGTGGTTCGGCCACCGGTCGGCGGCGTCCCCGGCCCCGGCGACGGAAGTCGTTCCCAGCGGCCGCTCGGCGTCGAGCGCCGTAGGGTGGACTCCGGAGGATCACGAGCATGCACCGTGA
- a CDS encoding SGNH/GDSL hydrolase family protein, whose product MAGLNARIGKAAAGGLLAGAVGGAALLIGEVLAAKARRYAKPTMGLALRTSMGPVSAPTLRLVLLGDSAAIGVGVEWLSETVGGHLARLLAEGNGETGERHVLLSSVGVAGSRSSDLATQVARALLGDRPDVAVVLVGAHDATSLRSPEESAAQLGTAVRRLRDAGVRVVVGTCPDLGALRAIAPPLRQVAGVLGRRMAKAQAKAVTAAGGAVVDLGDKTGAVFRADAGTLCYDGFHPSADGYRVWAHALYPAVEKAAMTPAG is encoded by the coding sequence ATGGCGGGTCTGAACGCACGGATCGGCAAGGCGGCCGCCGGTGGCCTGCTCGCGGGCGCGGTCGGTGGGGCCGCCCTGCTGATCGGCGAGGTGCTCGCGGCCAAGGCGCGCCGTTACGCGAAGCCGACCATGGGCCTGGCCCTGCGCACGTCGATGGGCCCGGTGTCGGCGCCCACGCTGCGCCTGGTGCTGCTGGGCGATTCGGCGGCGATCGGCGTGGGCGTCGAGTGGCTGAGCGAGACCGTGGGTGGCCACCTGGCCCGCCTGCTGGCCGAGGGCAACGGCGAGACCGGCGAGCGGCATGTGCTGCTGTCCAGCGTCGGTGTGGCCGGTTCCCGCTCGTCCGACCTGGCCACCCAGGTGGCGCGGGCGCTGCTGGGCGACCGGCCCGATGTGGCTGTGGTGCTGGTCGGCGCGCACGACGCGACGAGCCTGCGCAGCCCCGAGGAGTCGGCGGCCCAGCTGGGCACTGCGGTGCGCCGGTTGCGTGACGCGGGCGTGCGGGTGGTGGTCGGCACCTGCCCCGACCTGGGCGCGCTGCGGGCCATCGCCCCGCCGCTGCGGCAGGTGGCCGGTGTGCTGGGCCGCCGGATGGCCAAGGCGCAGGCCAAAGCGGTGACGGCTGCGGGTGGCGCGGTCGTCGACCTGGGCGACAAGACCGGCGCGGTGTTCCGGGCCGACGCGGGCACCCTCTGTTACGACGGCTTCCACCCTTCGGCCGACGGCTACCGGGTGTGGGCTCACGCCCTGTACCCGGCCGTCGAGAAGGCGGCGATGACACCCGCCGGGTGA
- a CDS encoding acetyl-CoA C-acetyltransferase, which yields MPEAVIVATARSPIGRAAKGSLRDLRPDDLATTIIDAALSKVPQLDRTLIEDLYLGCGLPGGEQGFNMARVVATQLGLDGLPGATVTRYCSSSLQTTRMAFHAIKAGEGDIFLSAGVETVSRYARGSSDGLPSALQAQVGGPWQNPKFAEAEARTAQYAEGGRTWHDPRDDGQLPDVYIQMGQTAENLAQIKGVTRADMDEFGVRSQNLAEKAIADGFWEREITPVTLPDGTVVAQDDGPRAGVTLEAVSQLKPVFRPDGTVTAGNCCPLNDGAAAVVIMSDTKARELGITPLARIVSTGVTALSPEIMGLGPVEASRQALKRAGMTIDDVDLVEINEAFAAQVIPSYRDLGIPIEKLNVNGGAIAVGHPFGMTGARITGTLLNGLDWHDKSIGLETMCVGGGQGMAMVLERLS from the coding sequence ATGCCGGAAGCTGTCATCGTCGCCACCGCTCGATCCCCCATCGGCCGTGCAGCCAAGGGATCCTTGAGGGACTTGCGTCCCGACGACCTCGCCACCACCATCATCGACGCCGCGCTGTCCAAGGTGCCGCAGCTCGACCGCACCCTGATCGAGGACCTCTACCTCGGTTGCGGGCTGCCCGGTGGTGAGCAGGGTTTCAACATGGCCCGCGTGGTCGCCACGCAGCTCGGGCTGGACGGTCTGCCCGGCGCGACGGTCACCCGTTACTGCTCGTCCTCGCTGCAGACCACCCGCATGGCCTTCCACGCGATCAAGGCCGGCGAGGGTGACATCTTCCTCTCGGCGGGTGTCGAAACCGTTTCCCGGTACGCGCGAGGCAGCTCGGACGGTCTCCCCTCGGCGCTGCAGGCCCAGGTCGGCGGCCCCTGGCAGAACCCGAAGTTCGCCGAGGCCGAGGCCCGGACGGCGCAGTACGCGGAGGGCGGCCGCACCTGGCACGACCCGCGCGACGACGGTCAGCTCCCCGACGTCTACATCCAGATGGGCCAGACCGCCGAAAACCTGGCCCAGATCAAGGGCGTGACCCGCGCGGACATGGACGAGTTCGGTGTCCGCAGCCAGAATCTGGCCGAGAAGGCCATCGCGGACGGGTTCTGGGAGCGCGAGATCACCCCGGTCACGCTGCCCGACGGCACGGTCGTGGCGCAGGACGACGGTCCCCGCGCGGGCGTCACGCTGGAGGCGGTGTCGCAGCTCAAGCCGGTGTTCCGCCCCGACGGCACGGTCACCGCGGGCAACTGCTGCCCGCTCAACGACGGCGCCGCGGCAGTGGTCATCATGAGCGACACCAAGGCTCGTGAGCTGGGCATCACCCCGCTGGCCCGGATCGTGTCGACCGGCGTGACCGCGCTCAGCCCGGAGATCATGGGCCTGGGCCCGGTCGAGGCGTCGCGGCAGGCGCTCAAGCGGGCCGGCATGACCATCGACGACGTCGACCTGGTCGAGATCAACGAGGCGTTCGCGGCCCAGGTCATCCCGTCCTACCGCGACCTGGGCATTCCGATCGAGAAGCTGAACGTCAACGGCGGCGCGATCGCCGTGGGCCACCCGTTCGGCATGACCGGCGCCCGCATCACCGGCACCCTGCTCAACGGGCTGGACTGGCACGACAAGAGCATCGGCCTGGAGACGATGTGCGTCGGCGGCGGCCAGGGCATGGCGATGGTCCTGGAACGCCTCAGCTGA
- a CDS encoding Bax inhibitor-1/YccA family protein produces MKTSNPVLSRLGQAAERERTAGYGAYGPAGAAPGYGQPYPGASDYPAAPPAVQPMTVDDVVVKTVTLLGITGVSAVVAWNVIPESMTGAAWIGAAIIGLVLGLVISFMRMANPALIVGYAVVEGVFVGMASKVFSVIAGYQGVVLQAVIATFGVFFLTAFLYKARVIRATPKFQRGMIIVMGGLFAVMLINIVLSLFGFSTGLRDNGPLGYLFSVVCIVVAALSFILSFNEVEEGVRAGLPARYSWVAAFGILVSLVWLYLEILRLLSFLQGGDD; encoded by the coding sequence GTGAAGACTTCCAACCCGGTGCTCTCGCGCCTCGGCCAGGCGGCTGAGCGGGAGCGTACGGCCGGGTACGGGGCCTACGGCCCCGCCGGTGCCGCCCCGGGTTACGGTCAGCCGTATCCCGGCGCGTCGGATTACCCCGCCGCTCCGCCCGCCGTCCAGCCCATGACGGTCGACGACGTCGTCGTCAAGACGGTCACACTGCTCGGCATCACCGGCGTCTCCGCGGTCGTCGCGTGGAACGTGATCCCCGAATCGATGACCGGTGCCGCCTGGATCGGCGCCGCGATCATCGGCCTGGTGCTCGGCCTGGTCATCTCGTTCATGCGGATGGCCAACCCGGCGCTCATCGTGGGTTACGCGGTCGTCGAGGGCGTCTTCGTCGGCATGGCGTCCAAGGTTTTCTCGGTCATCGCCGGTTACCAGGGCGTCGTGCTGCAGGCGGTGATCGCCACCTTCGGCGTCTTCTTCCTCACGGCCTTCCTCTACAAGGCCCGGGTCATCCGCGCGACGCCGAAGTTCCAGCGCGGCATGATCATCGTGATGGGCGGCCTGTTCGCCGTCATGCTGATCAACATCGTGCTGTCGCTGTTCGGCTTCAGCACCGGCCTGCGCGACAACGGCCCGCTGGGCTACCTGTTCAGCGTCGTCTGCATCGTGGTGGCCGCGCTCAGCTTCATCCTCAGCTTCAACGAGGTCGAAGAGGGCGTGCGCGCCGGCCTGCCGGCTCGTTACTCCTGGGTCGCCGCGTTCGGCATCCTGGTCAGCCTGGTCTGGCTCTACCTGGAGATCCTGCGCCTGCTGAGCTTCCTGCAGGGCGGGGACGACTAG
- a CDS encoding NAD(P)/FAD-dependent oxidoreductase: protein MNPQRIVVVGAGHVGLYAALRLSKKLNRRRAEIVVIDPQPHMTYQPFLPEAAAGNISPRHSVVPLRRELKKCRVVAGEVTKVEHARKTVTIQPIEGPATEMSYDHIIVAPGSVSRTLPIPGLSERGIGLKTIGEATYLRNHILDQLDVAAVTPDPELRKAALTFVFVGGGFAGIEALAEMEDVVRDALKYYPELDAQELKFVLVEATNRILPEVGPKMGAYAARELAKRGISLRLDTFLNSCVDGEIVLSDGDSFRAETLVWTAGVKPSPMLDHTDLPRGPKGHINCLPTLQVADSDGNVLEGAWSAGDSAQVPDLTNPGGWCSPSAQHAVRQARVLADNIRQVVLGGEPKEYKHKYIGSVAGLGLGKGVAHVYGIKVKGWPAWFMHRTYHVSHIPSFHRKARVVADWTLAMLFKRETIALGQLHAPREEFTEVTPPVQRTAERPKAEAWSR from the coding sequence GTGAATCCGCAGCGCATCGTCGTCGTCGGTGCAGGGCACGTCGGTCTTTACGCCGCCCTGCGCCTGTCGAAGAAGCTCAACCGGCGCCGGGCCGAGATCGTCGTCATCGACCCGCAGCCGCACATGACGTACCAGCCGTTCCTCCCCGAGGCAGCGGCCGGCAACATCTCCCCGCGGCACAGCGTCGTGCCGCTCCGCCGCGAGCTCAAGAAGTGTCGCGTGGTGGCCGGCGAGGTCACCAAGGTGGAGCACGCACGCAAGACGGTGACCATCCAGCCCATCGAGGGCCCGGCCACCGAGATGAGCTACGACCACATCATCGTGGCCCCGGGTTCGGTCTCGCGTACGCTGCCGATCCCCGGCCTGAGCGAGCGCGGCATCGGCCTCAAGACCATCGGTGAGGCCACCTACCTGCGTAACCACATCCTCGACCAGCTCGACGTGGCGGCCGTGACGCCCGACCCCGAGCTGCGCAAGGCGGCGCTGACCTTCGTCTTCGTCGGCGGCGGCTTCGCCGGCATCGAGGCGCTGGCCGAGATGGAGGACGTCGTCCGCGACGCCCTGAAGTACTACCCCGAGCTCGACGCCCAGGAGCTCAAGTTCGTCCTGGTCGAGGCGACCAACCGGATCCTGCCCGAGGTCGGCCCCAAGATGGGCGCGTACGCGGCCCGTGAGCTGGCCAAGCGCGGCATCTCGCTGCGTCTCGACACGTTCCTCAACTCGTGCGTCGACGGCGAGATCGTGCTCTCCGACGGCGACTCGTTCCGGGCCGAGACCCTGGTCTGGACGGCCGGTGTCAAGCCGTCGCCGATGCTCGACCACACCGACCTGCCCCGCGGCCCCAAGGGTCACATCAACTGCCTGCCCACGCTGCAGGTGGCCGACAGCGACGGCAACGTGCTCGAGGGCGCCTGGAGCGCGGGCGACAGCGCGCAGGTGCCCGACCTGACCAACCCGGGCGGCTGGTGCTCGCCGAGCGCCCAGCACGCCGTGCGGCAGGCCCGGGTCCTGGCCGACAACATCCGGCAGGTCGTCCTGGGTGGCGAGCCCAAGGAGTACAAGCACAAGTACATCGGCAGCGTGGCCGGCCTCGGCCTCGGCAAGGGTGTCGCGCACGTCTACGGCATCAAGGTCAAGGGCTGGCCGGCGTGGTTCATGCACCGCACCTACCACGTGAGTCACATCCCGTCGTTCCACCGCAAGGCCCGCGTGGTGGCCGACTGGACACTCGCCATGCTGTTCAAGCGCGAGACGATCGCCCTCGGCCAGCTGCACGCCCCGCGTGAGGAGTTCACCGAGGTGACCCCGCCGGTGCAGCGCACCGCGGAGCGCCCCAAGGCCGAAGCCTGGTCCCGCTGA